In Helianthus annuus cultivar XRQ/B chromosome 3, HanXRQr2.0-SUNRISE, whole genome shotgun sequence, a single window of DNA contains:
- the LOC110928733 gene encoding uncharacterized protein LOC110928733 isoform X1, with translation MYSTSGDDGGNLSSSISAHSCPQQSATTEVIIEKRGFAKAACCNRLLFPSMMNLPQLRRLEQKQEALFYKICNHKGYRMASSSSQLQEPLHALLIWSTKKTWRKDE, from the exons ATGTATTCTACATCAGGTGATGATGGGGGCAACTTATCATCATCGATCTCAGCACACAGTTGTCCACAACAATCTGCAACCACAGAAGTGATAATTGAAAAGAGGGGATTTGCAAAG GCAGCTTGCTGTAACCGACTCTTGTTTCCGTCCATGATGAATTTGCCACAACTCAG AAGACTTGAGCAGAAGCAAGAAGCACTATTCTACAAAATATGCAATCACAAAG GCTACAGGATGGCTTCATCATCTTCCCAACTTCAAGAACCATTGCATGCTCTACTGATTTGGTCTACAAAGAAGACATGGCGGAAGGATGAATGA
- the LOC110928733 gene encoding uncharacterized protein LOC110928733 isoform X2, translated as MYSTSGDDGGNLSSSISAHSCPQQSATTEVIIEKRGFAKAACCNRLLFPSMMNLPQLRLEQKQEALFYKICNHKGYRMASSSSQLQEPLHALLIWSTKKTWRKDE; from the exons ATGTATTCTACATCAGGTGATGATGGGGGCAACTTATCATCATCGATCTCAGCACACAGTTGTCCACAACAATCTGCAACCACAGAAGTGATAATTGAAAAGAGGGGATTTGCAAAG GCAGCTTGCTGTAACCGACTCTTGTTTCCGTCCATGATGAATTTGCCACAACTCAG ACTTGAGCAGAAGCAAGAAGCACTATTCTACAAAATATGCAATCACAAAG GCTACAGGATGGCTTCATCATCTTCCCAACTTCAAGAACCATTGCATGCTCTACTGATTTGGTCTACAAAGAAGACATGGCGGAAGGATGAATGA